A genomic stretch from Channa argus isolate prfri chromosome 24, Channa argus male v1.0, whole genome shotgun sequence includes:
- the kdm6bb gene encoding lysine (K)-specific demethylase 6B, b isoform X1, which produces MYHPAELYPGRNTWDSYSAGGPNRGQWAPVNSPPWSHTQRFQGGRSQSHHQPSSRLYNRGERTVNHVQDRGYRQHLLLWDCKEQPFEAQSWHHNSTRTFHNRAGTNSSYPTGLGERYTNWDNNVSNSVRGGLRQHRNNREFQSAPERWAPSDCRRSFKGRLLNNSPGPWKRPVLHQRRDQLHQHSPPPQHPLTPREDCPPKRRRDSGPEQSYHPGSRHLPLLAHASSPPRHHRCNQDDWKPLNNTAGPCYYSDQRTSTTHQQETSKLRTGGHGFSNSNLAALNQSCGSRPPYGNRGKVDRKISSSPADHTRVPYSHQNRHYHCQRHTGHVKAPQHKPPPHLIEEKDSRNHHHKQSTEFQRPHLRSSSRDPGLSKLSGADAPPYSSILCSPKDGGSTASSPRAPSSPSYMASSSRKDSSIDYPCSPDLSGHQKLLGMPTQTPRPSLTSTTILTSHDSGLKSRFSAIKHKKTSEPLCPRKFPHRKSRACKPETEVEEHKNPECKQKDKLVKKERKGEVQKTSRKSEERKRRKKKEEKMMCDRKKKREKAVKKERKLGSKITEKELFTSVSASNSSGEVKLSQMQTTMLTVGDQSQSTPKPKHRERSEREERKHRPSANTTHPSCRSPQPSPKSGKQKVAGSQKLLVTDQLIESYPKNTSSNQTSTKRKIVSSQSKSEEKLDDTLPSLLFKALAPLSTACSIRSEHTVHCKEGGQGGVLNAPDLQPVTVMGNLRELGDNLANTPPVLSWQGSPISDLMEDEEELEKGVIHRPVLQPSPTQCFSPPPVDSERVDDLNKETSKSIQANNSHNDRSELCDLPRTTEQVTEKKKKDGVHISRENSGSLLRELYHHKSGLDDVFKSLATFLGGQRVPCRGGPFGGSPASMGKGVKCSSSLSFEPEDQHCSSESDPTASSSPCNLSPTHTTSATLLKSHSPTYLSEPVTNALVQERREETENETGERREGKNTATLPQRIESSLLDGSLSAELRLTTTNTAALTSLLTVSTKEEREHKEGTEYMHKDRKTKQNEKNAESEGEIKMRAEDSGVICHDNKVNELMDLKEKDVSFSVPVILRSPSIPLKDSMKDHISQENQAPHGKDNQGEKTDSGNVKIATGKKEEDCEIENKKSAAAANKDTKTLNSAITINLSKLCVSTPASKPLNSLAPVDPLKLKALSMGLCKELKIVLIKVENGGRQTFNISEVEKQRASLYKINIKNTATEVIRACKETNLKGKFKESYLLPTLSVKPNVASQTPIPREKLNPPTPSIYLESKRDAFSPVLLQFCTDPKNAVTVIRGLAGSLRLNLGLFSTKSLVEANADHAVEVRTQVQQPADENWDSSSSAQTWPCESSRSHTTIAKYAQYQASSFQESLQEEKESENEEDEEQTKTSCPSATSKAGLTLANCKGNLTSATNKPNCAPVFNKAISVPSTTTTSSEQKTVKKIIKFGTNIDLSDPKRWKPQLQELLKLPAFMRVESSNNMLSHVGYTILGMNTVQLYMKVPGSRTPGHQENNNFCSVNINIGPGDCEWFAVHEQYWEAINKFCEKHSVDYLTGSWWPVLEDLYSSNIPVYRFIQRPGDLVWINAGTVHWVQAVGWCNNIAWNVGPLNSYQYQLALERFEWNEVKKVKSIVPMIHVSWNVARTIKITDHDMFKMIKHCLMQSIKHIQILRDQLVAAGKKICYQRRVKDEPAYYCNECDVEVFNLLFVTSENSSKMTYVVHCEDCARAKSMSLAGVVVLEQYRIDELMSTYDSFTLAPSPFSK; this is translated from the exons ATGTATCACCCAGCAGAGCTGTACCCTGGCCGTAACACATGGGACTCCTATTCAGCAGGAGGACCTAACAGAGGACAATGGGCTCCTGTAAACAGTCCCCCCTGGAGccacacacaaag GTTCCAAGGAGGGCGCAGTCAATCACATCATCAACCATCAAGTCGTCTTTATAATAG AGGGGAGAGAACAGTCAACCATGTCCAGGACAGAGGATACAGGCAGCATCTACTTCTTTGGGATTGTAAAGAGCAGCCATTTGAGGCACAAAGCTGGCATCATAACTCCACGCGCACATTCCACAACCGAGCTGGCACCAACAGCAGTTATCCGACAGGACTTGGAGAGCGCTACACAAACTGGGATAACAATGTCAGCAATTCTGTG CGTGGGGGTCTTCGCCAGCATCGAAACAACAGAGAATTCCAGTCCGCACCAGAGAGATGGGCTCCTTCAGACTGCCGCAGGAGCTTCAAAGGCAGATTATTAAACAACAGTCCAGGTCCCTGGAAACGGCCAGTCCTCCACCAACGGCGAGACCAACTGCATCAGCACAGTCCACCACCTCAGCACCCTTTAACCCCAAGGGAGGACTGTCCACCCAAGAGGAGAAGGGACTCTGGCCCCGAGCAG TCATATCATCCTGGATCAAGGCATTTACCCTTACTTGCCCATGCCTCATCACCGCCTCGTCACCACCGCTGCAACCAAGATGACTGGAAGCCTCTTAATAACACTGCAGGTCCTTGCTACTACTCTGACCAAAGGACCTCAACAACCCATCAACAG GAAACCTCTAAACTGCGAACTGGAGGTCACGGCTTCAGTAACAGTAACTTAGCAGCTCTAAATCAGAGTTGTGGCAGCAGACCACCATATGGAAATAGAGGGAAGGTCGACCGGAAAATCTCGTCTTCACCAGCAGACCACACCCGTGTGCCTTACAGCCACCAAAACCGTCATTACCACTGTCAACGGCACACAGGCCACGTCAAAGCCCCACAGCACAAGCCCCCGCCACACCTCATAGAGGAAAAGGACTCACGGAACCATCACCACAAACAAAGCAca GAATTTCAGCGTCCTCATTTAAGAAGCAGCTCAAGGGATCCAGGCCTCTCCAAGTTGTCTGGTGCAGATGCTCCTCCCTATTCATCCATTCTCTGCAGTCCTAAAGACGGAGGTTCTACTGCCAGCAGTCCACGTGCTCCTTCCAGTCCCTCTTACATGGCATCTAGTAGCAGGAAAGATTCATCAATTGATTACCCGTGCAGCCCTGACCTCAGTGGACATCAGAAACTCCTGGGAATGCCTACTCAAACCCCGAGGCCTAGCCTGACATCTACCACAATTCTTACATCTCATGATTCTGGTTTGAAATCCAGGTTTTCAGCtatcaaacacaaaaagacctCAGAACCACTTTGCCCTCGAAAGTTCCCCCACAGAAAATCAAGAGCATGCAAGCCTGAGACAGAGGTGGAAGAGCACAAAAACCCTGAGTGCAAACAAAAGGATAAGCTggtgaaaaaggaaagaaagggtgAGGTTCAGAAGACAAGCAGAAagagtgaagaaagaaaaaggcggaagaaaaaggaggagaaaatgatgtgtgacagaaaaaagaaacgagaaaaagctgttaaaaaggaaagaaagttaGGCTCAAAAATCACAGAAAAGGAATTGTTCACTTCCGTCTCTGCTTCAAACTCCTCAGGAGAAGTCAAACTAAGTCAAATGCAGACTACAATGTTGACCGTAGGGGATCAGAGCCAGTCAACACCCAAACCCAAGCACAGAGAGAGGAGTGAGCGAGAAGAGAGGAAGCACAGGCCATCTGCAAATACAACTCATCCCAGCTGCCGTTCACCACAGCCATCACCAAAATCTGGCAAACAAAAAGTGGCTGGTTCCCAGAAACTCTTAGTCACGGATCAACTCATAGAGTCTTATCCCAAAAACACCAGCTCCAACCAGACCAGCACAAAGCGTAAAATTGTCTCATCCCAATCAAAATCAGAAGAAAAGCTTGATGATACTCTCCCTTCACTTTTGTTTAAAGCTTTAGCACCACTCAGTACAGCATGTTCAATTAGGTCAGAGCACACCGTCCATTGCAAAGAAGGTGGACAGGGAGGAGTTCTCAATGCCCCAGATCTCCAACCTGTGACTGTGATGGGAAATTTGAGAGAATTGGGTGACAATCTTGCTAATACCCCTCCTGTTTTGAGCTGGCAGGGTTCTCCAATATCAGATCtgatggaggatgaggaggagctAGAAAAGGGAGTTATACATAGACCTGTTCTCCAGCCCAGCCCCACACAGTGCTTTTCTCCTCCACCTGTAGACAGCGAGCGTGTAGATGATCTGAATAAGGAGACTTCTAAAAGTATACAGGCTAATAATTCCCATAATGACAGGTCTGAACTCTGTGATCTGCCTCGTACTACCGAACAAGTcactgagaagaaaaagaaagacggGGTTCATATCAGCAGGGAAAATTCGGGCTCTCTTCTTCGTGAGCTTTACCACCATAAGTCAGGATtggatgatgtttttaaaagcctGGCCACATTTCTTGGTGGCCAGAGGGTCCCGTGCCGAGGCGGCCCATTTGGTGGATCTCCTGCCAGCATGGGAAAAGGGGTAAAGTGCTCCTCGTCTCTTTCATTTGAACCAGAGGATCAGCATTGCTCCTCTGAATCAGATCCTACTGCATCCTCTAGCCCCTGTAATCTGTCACCAACTCACACTACCTCAGCCAcacttttaaaatcacacagtcCGACGTATCTGAGCGAGCCTGTCACAAATGCCCTTGTGCAGGAGAGGCGGGAAGAGACTGAGAATGAAACAGGAGAAAGAAGGGAGGGTAAAAACACAGCCACTCTTCCGCAGAGAATTGAATCATCTTTGTTGGACGGGTCACTGAGTGCAGAGCTGAGACTGACCACCACAAATACAGCTGCTTTAACCAGCCTTCTCACTGTTTCCACCAAGGAAGAGCGAGAGCACAAAGAAGGGACAGAATACATGCATAAggacagaaaaactaaacaaaatgaaaagaatgcaGAAAGCGAGGGTGAAATTAAGATGAGGGCAGAGGACAGCGGTGTTATCTGCCATGACAACAAAGTAAATGAGCTAATGGATTTGAAAGAAAAGGATGTTTCATTCTCAGTGCCAGTCATTTTGAGAAGCCCATCCATACCTCTCAAAGATAGCATGAAGGACCACATTTCTCAGGAAAATCAAGCCCCACATGGCAAAGACAACCAGGGAGAAAAGACGGACTCTGGGAATGTCAAGATAGCAACAGGGAAGAAGGAAGAGGATTGCGAGATAGAAAATAAGAAATCTGCAGCCGCCGCAAACAAAGATACCAAGACTTTGAATTCAGCTATAACAATCAATTTATCCAAACTATGTGTCTCCACACCAGCAAGTAAACCTCTGAACTCATTAGCTCCGGTCGACCCACTGAAACTAAAAGCATTGTCCATGGGCTTGTGTAAGGAGTTGAAGATTGTCCTGATTAAAGTGGAGAATGGTGGGagacaaacatttaacatatcAGAAGTGGAGAAGCAAAGAGCTTCACTTTATAAAATCAACATCAAAAACACAGCCACTGAAGTGATAAGAGCTTGCAA GGAAACAAATTTGAAGGGGAAATTCAAGGAGTCTTACCTACTTCCCACCTTGTCTGTTAAACCTAACGTTGCCAGTCAGACCCCCATTCCTAGAGAAAAGCTTAACCCTCCTACACCAAGCATCTAT ttgGAAAGCAAGAGGGACGCCTTTTCTCCGGTTCTACTTCAGTTCTGCACGGATCCTAAAAACGCTGTCACTGTCATCAGAGGCCTTGCCGGCTCCCTCCGCCTTA ACCTTGGCCTGTTCTCCACCAAATCTCTAGTGGAGGCCAATGCAGACCATGCAGTGGAAGTGAGGACTCAGGTTCAGCAGCCTGCTGATGAGAACTGGGATTCCAGCAGCTCAGCGCAGACATGGCCTTGTGAAAGCAGCCGATCACACACCACGATTGCCAAATACGCTCAGTACCAGGCTTCCAGCTTTCAAGAGAGCCTGCAG gaggaaaaagagagtgagaatgaagaggatgaggagcagACCAAGACCTCATGCCCCTCGGCCACCTCAAAAGCTGGTCTGACATTAGCCAACTGCAAAGGCAATTTAACCTCGGCTACCAATAAGCCCAATTGTGCTCCCGTTTTCAACAAAGCCATTTCTGTTCCTTCCACCACCACAACCAG CTCAgaacaaaaaactgttaaaaagatCATTAAATTTGGGACCAACATTGATCTCTCAGACCCTAAAAG aTGGAAGCCTCAGCTGCAGGAGCTGCTGAAGCTGCCAGCTTTTATGCGAGTGGAATCTAGCAACAACATGCTCAGTCATGTTGGTTACACCATCCTGGGCATGAACACCGTCCAGCTCTACATGAAGGTGCCAGGAAGCCGCACGCCAG GTCATCAAGAGAACAATAACTTCTGCTCCGTCAACATCAACATTGGACCTGGTGACTGTGAGTGGTTTGCTGTTCATGAGCAATACTGGGAAGCTATCAACAAATTCTGTGAGAA gcATAGTGTAGATTACCTCACAGGGTCGTGGTGGCCAGTCCTGGAAGACCTCTACAGCTCCAACATTCCTGTGTACCGCTTCATTCAGAGGCCTGGAGACCTGGTTTGGATTAATGCAGGGACAGTGCACTGGGTACAGGCCGTTGGCTGGTGCAACAACATCGCCTGGAATGTGGGACCCCTCAACT cataCCAGTATCAACTCGCCCTGGAGCGATTTGAATGGAACGAGGTAAAGAAGGTTAAGTCCATCGTTCCCATGATCCATGTTTCCTGGAATGTGGCTCGCACTATCAAGATCACAGATCATGATATGTTCAAGATGATCAA GCACTGCCTGATGCAGTCCATCAAACACATCCAAATTCTGAGAGACCAACTGGTTGCTGCAGGGAAGAAGATTTGCTACCAGAGACGTGTTAAGGATGAGCCGGCCTACTACTGCAATGAATGTGAT gtggAGGTGTTTAATCTGCTGTTTGTGACCAGTGAGAACAGCAGTAAGATGACATACGTGGTGCACTGTGAGGACTGTGCCCGAGCTAAGAGCATGTCACTGGCTGGAGTGGTGGTGCTGGAGCAGTACCGGATAGACGAGCTGATGAGCACCTATGACAGCTTCACACTG GCTCCATCACCCTTTTCAAAGTGA
- the kdm6bb gene encoding lysine (K)-specific demethylase 6B, b isoform X2 gives MYHPAELYPGRNTWDSYSAGGPNRGQWAPVNSPPWSHTQRFQGGRSQSHHQPSSRLYNRGERTVNHVQDRGYRQHLLLWDCKEQPFEAQSWHHNSTRTFHNRAGTNSSYPTGLGERYTNWDNNVSNSVRGGLRQHRNNREFQSAPERWAPSDCRRSFKGRLLNNSPGPWKRPVLHQRRDQLHQHSPPPQHPLTPREDCPPKRRRDSGPEQSYHPGSRHLPLLAHASSPPRHHRCNQDDWKPLNNTAGPCYYSDQRTSTTHQQETSKLRTGGHGFSNSNLAALNQSCGSRPPYGNRGKVDRKISSSPADHTRVPYSHQNRHYHCQRHTGHVKAPQHKPPPHLIEEKDSRNHHHKQSTEFQRPHLRSSSRDPGLSKLSGADAPPYSSILCSPKDGGSTASSPRAPSSPSYMASSSRKDSSIDYPCSPDLSGHQKLLGMPTQTPRPSLTSTTILTSHDSGLKSRFSAIKHKKTSEPLCPRKFPHRKSRACKPETEVEEHKNPECKQKDKLVKKERKGEVQKTSRKSEERKRRKKKEEKMMCDRKKKREKAVKKERKLGSKITEKELFTSVSASNSSGEVKLSQMQTTMLTVGDQSQSTPKPKHRERSEREERKHRPSANTTHPSCRSPQPSPKSGKQKVAGSQKLLVTDQLIESYPKNTSSNQTSTKRKIVSSQSKSEEKLDDTLPSLLFKALAPLSTACSIRSEHTVHCKEGGQGGVLNAPDLQPVTVMGNLRELGDNLANTPPVLSWQGSPISDLMEDEEELEKGVIHRPVLQPSPTQCFSPPPVDSERVDDLNKETSKSIQANNSHNDRSELCDLPRTTEQVTEKKKKDGVHISRENSGSLLRELYHHKSGLDDVFKSLATFLGGQRVPCRGGPFGGSPASMGKGVKCSSSLSFEPEDQHCSSESDPTASSSPCNLSPTHTTSATLLKSHSPTYLSEPVTNALVQERREETENETGERREGKNTATLPQRIESSLLDGSLSAELRLTTTNTAALTSLLTVSTKEEREHKEGTEYMHKDRKTKQNEKNAESEGEIKMRAEDSGVICHDNKVNELMDLKEKDVSFSVPVILRSPSIPLKDSMKDHISQENQAPHGKDNQGEKTDSGNVKIATGKKEEDCEIENKKSAAAANKDTKTLNSAITINLSKLCVSTPASKPLNSLAPVDPLKLKALSMGLCKELKIVLIKVENGGRQTFNISEVEKQRASLYKINIKNTATEVIRACKETNLKGKFKESYLLPTLSVKPNVASQTPIPREKLNPPTPSIYLESKRDAFSPVLLQFCTDPKNAVTVIRGLAGSLRLNLGLFSTKSLVEANADHAVEVRTQVQQPADENWDSSSSAQTWPCESSRSHTTIAKYAQYQASSFQESLQEEKESENEEDEEQTKTSCPSATSKAGLTLANCKGNLTSATNKPNCAPVFNKAISVPSTTTTSSEQKTVKKIIKFGTNIDLSDPKR, from the exons ATGTATCACCCAGCAGAGCTGTACCCTGGCCGTAACACATGGGACTCCTATTCAGCAGGAGGACCTAACAGAGGACAATGGGCTCCTGTAAACAGTCCCCCCTGGAGccacacacaaag GTTCCAAGGAGGGCGCAGTCAATCACATCATCAACCATCAAGTCGTCTTTATAATAG AGGGGAGAGAACAGTCAACCATGTCCAGGACAGAGGATACAGGCAGCATCTACTTCTTTGGGATTGTAAAGAGCAGCCATTTGAGGCACAAAGCTGGCATCATAACTCCACGCGCACATTCCACAACCGAGCTGGCACCAACAGCAGTTATCCGACAGGACTTGGAGAGCGCTACACAAACTGGGATAACAATGTCAGCAATTCTGTG CGTGGGGGTCTTCGCCAGCATCGAAACAACAGAGAATTCCAGTCCGCACCAGAGAGATGGGCTCCTTCAGACTGCCGCAGGAGCTTCAAAGGCAGATTATTAAACAACAGTCCAGGTCCCTGGAAACGGCCAGTCCTCCACCAACGGCGAGACCAACTGCATCAGCACAGTCCACCACCTCAGCACCCTTTAACCCCAAGGGAGGACTGTCCACCCAAGAGGAGAAGGGACTCTGGCCCCGAGCAG TCATATCATCCTGGATCAAGGCATTTACCCTTACTTGCCCATGCCTCATCACCGCCTCGTCACCACCGCTGCAACCAAGATGACTGGAAGCCTCTTAATAACACTGCAGGTCCTTGCTACTACTCTGACCAAAGGACCTCAACAACCCATCAACAG GAAACCTCTAAACTGCGAACTGGAGGTCACGGCTTCAGTAACAGTAACTTAGCAGCTCTAAATCAGAGTTGTGGCAGCAGACCACCATATGGAAATAGAGGGAAGGTCGACCGGAAAATCTCGTCTTCACCAGCAGACCACACCCGTGTGCCTTACAGCCACCAAAACCGTCATTACCACTGTCAACGGCACACAGGCCACGTCAAAGCCCCACAGCACAAGCCCCCGCCACACCTCATAGAGGAAAAGGACTCACGGAACCATCACCACAAACAAAGCAca GAATTTCAGCGTCCTCATTTAAGAAGCAGCTCAAGGGATCCAGGCCTCTCCAAGTTGTCTGGTGCAGATGCTCCTCCCTATTCATCCATTCTCTGCAGTCCTAAAGACGGAGGTTCTACTGCCAGCAGTCCACGTGCTCCTTCCAGTCCCTCTTACATGGCATCTAGTAGCAGGAAAGATTCATCAATTGATTACCCGTGCAGCCCTGACCTCAGTGGACATCAGAAACTCCTGGGAATGCCTACTCAAACCCCGAGGCCTAGCCTGACATCTACCACAATTCTTACATCTCATGATTCTGGTTTGAAATCCAGGTTTTCAGCtatcaaacacaaaaagacctCAGAACCACTTTGCCCTCGAAAGTTCCCCCACAGAAAATCAAGAGCATGCAAGCCTGAGACAGAGGTGGAAGAGCACAAAAACCCTGAGTGCAAACAAAAGGATAAGCTggtgaaaaaggaaagaaagggtgAGGTTCAGAAGACAAGCAGAAagagtgaagaaagaaaaaggcggaagaaaaaggaggagaaaatgatgtgtgacagaaaaaagaaacgagaaaaagctgttaaaaaggaaagaaagttaGGCTCAAAAATCACAGAAAAGGAATTGTTCACTTCCGTCTCTGCTTCAAACTCCTCAGGAGAAGTCAAACTAAGTCAAATGCAGACTACAATGTTGACCGTAGGGGATCAGAGCCAGTCAACACCCAAACCCAAGCACAGAGAGAGGAGTGAGCGAGAAGAGAGGAAGCACAGGCCATCTGCAAATACAACTCATCCCAGCTGCCGTTCACCACAGCCATCACCAAAATCTGGCAAACAAAAAGTGGCTGGTTCCCAGAAACTCTTAGTCACGGATCAACTCATAGAGTCTTATCCCAAAAACACCAGCTCCAACCAGACCAGCACAAAGCGTAAAATTGTCTCATCCCAATCAAAATCAGAAGAAAAGCTTGATGATACTCTCCCTTCACTTTTGTTTAAAGCTTTAGCACCACTCAGTACAGCATGTTCAATTAGGTCAGAGCACACCGTCCATTGCAAAGAAGGTGGACAGGGAGGAGTTCTCAATGCCCCAGATCTCCAACCTGTGACTGTGATGGGAAATTTGAGAGAATTGGGTGACAATCTTGCTAATACCCCTCCTGTTTTGAGCTGGCAGGGTTCTCCAATATCAGATCtgatggaggatgaggaggagctAGAAAAGGGAGTTATACATAGACCTGTTCTCCAGCCCAGCCCCACACAGTGCTTTTCTCCTCCACCTGTAGACAGCGAGCGTGTAGATGATCTGAATAAGGAGACTTCTAAAAGTATACAGGCTAATAATTCCCATAATGACAGGTCTGAACTCTGTGATCTGCCTCGTACTACCGAACAAGTcactgagaagaaaaagaaagacggGGTTCATATCAGCAGGGAAAATTCGGGCTCTCTTCTTCGTGAGCTTTACCACCATAAGTCAGGATtggatgatgtttttaaaagcctGGCCACATTTCTTGGTGGCCAGAGGGTCCCGTGCCGAGGCGGCCCATTTGGTGGATCTCCTGCCAGCATGGGAAAAGGGGTAAAGTGCTCCTCGTCTCTTTCATTTGAACCAGAGGATCAGCATTGCTCCTCTGAATCAGATCCTACTGCATCCTCTAGCCCCTGTAATCTGTCACCAACTCACACTACCTCAGCCAcacttttaaaatcacacagtcCGACGTATCTGAGCGAGCCTGTCACAAATGCCCTTGTGCAGGAGAGGCGGGAAGAGACTGAGAATGAAACAGGAGAAAGAAGGGAGGGTAAAAACACAGCCACTCTTCCGCAGAGAATTGAATCATCTTTGTTGGACGGGTCACTGAGTGCAGAGCTGAGACTGACCACCACAAATACAGCTGCTTTAACCAGCCTTCTCACTGTTTCCACCAAGGAAGAGCGAGAGCACAAAGAAGGGACAGAATACATGCATAAggacagaaaaactaaacaaaatgaaaagaatgcaGAAAGCGAGGGTGAAATTAAGATGAGGGCAGAGGACAGCGGTGTTATCTGCCATGACAACAAAGTAAATGAGCTAATGGATTTGAAAGAAAAGGATGTTTCATTCTCAGTGCCAGTCATTTTGAGAAGCCCATCCATACCTCTCAAAGATAGCATGAAGGACCACATTTCTCAGGAAAATCAAGCCCCACATGGCAAAGACAACCAGGGAGAAAAGACGGACTCTGGGAATGTCAAGATAGCAACAGGGAAGAAGGAAGAGGATTGCGAGATAGAAAATAAGAAATCTGCAGCCGCCGCAAACAAAGATACCAAGACTTTGAATTCAGCTATAACAATCAATTTATCCAAACTATGTGTCTCCACACCAGCAAGTAAACCTCTGAACTCATTAGCTCCGGTCGACCCACTGAAACTAAAAGCATTGTCCATGGGCTTGTGTAAGGAGTTGAAGATTGTCCTGATTAAAGTGGAGAATGGTGGGagacaaacatttaacatatcAGAAGTGGAGAAGCAAAGAGCTTCACTTTATAAAATCAACATCAAAAACACAGCCACTGAAGTGATAAGAGCTTGCAA GGAAACAAATTTGAAGGGGAAATTCAAGGAGTCTTACCTACTTCCCACCTTGTCTGTTAAACCTAACGTTGCCAGTCAGACCCCCATTCCTAGAGAAAAGCTTAACCCTCCTACACCAAGCATCTAT ttgGAAAGCAAGAGGGACGCCTTTTCTCCGGTTCTACTTCAGTTCTGCACGGATCCTAAAAACGCTGTCACTGTCATCAGAGGCCTTGCCGGCTCCCTCCGCCTTA ACCTTGGCCTGTTCTCCACCAAATCTCTAGTGGAGGCCAATGCAGACCATGCAGTGGAAGTGAGGACTCAGGTTCAGCAGCCTGCTGATGAGAACTGGGATTCCAGCAGCTCAGCGCAGACATGGCCTTGTGAAAGCAGCCGATCACACACCACGATTGCCAAATACGCTCAGTACCAGGCTTCCAGCTTTCAAGAGAGCCTGCAG gaggaaaaagagagtgagaatgaagaggatgaggagcagACCAAGACCTCATGCCCCTCGGCCACCTCAAAAGCTGGTCTGACATTAGCCAACTGCAAAGGCAATTTAACCTCGGCTACCAATAAGCCCAATTGTGCTCCCGTTTTCAACAAAGCCATTTCTGTTCCTTCCACCACCACAACCAG CTCAgaacaaaaaactgttaaaaagatCATTAAATTTGGGACCAACATTGATCTCTCAGACCCTAAAAGGTGA